A stretch of Carnobacterium iners DNA encodes these proteins:
- a CDS encoding DUF2207 domain-containing protein: MNRTIRRIMIIGAAFLFSLTFGETVFAENKLSDITIEIELQKDGSAKVTEYRTMIMDEGTELYIVLDDLQNSAMLDFSVAGFQESKTWDGDASLAEKANRYGTVETGTGLELIWGIGEYGKNDYIISYTLSNLVRELEDGQALLWNFDTFSDIPAENLTVKLTGFEPFTKESVRLWGFGFEGNLQLRGQTVVWRADEDVDSSNKVTVLLQFPQKQFNTQVTVDQTLEEQLEMATEGSAYNDETTSDTVFFIVSLLILTVILGGIILSIIYYKKMKKAKKEIGEMRSGAQRIKASKGIILKEIPYKGKDFAGLAYLLQDFNKGYFEDYFSAYLLEWSAQEKIAIHVDQKNSFFGDTFNTEIEIFHYEEELARYPQSFGHFINELESGSGESYETGLWLMLVDAANRDGFIKDKDMTTWAKKHAKEVEKLANYLIEYSKMYLEKEGLLSFKEISVWSTTHEVAVVSSEGDKLVDRLIQFDNYLEKIKLKEFKGKHTPFTFRELLFWNILYFRSEEITKEFKGITPGQYYDYDDSNYMYQPLYWHGMTGFRNDWSSGLESGGFHSTASSAAAGMGGSTSSGGGGGAGGGGGGGAR; the protein is encoded by the coding sequence ATGAATAGAACAATAAGAAGAATCATGATTATTGGAGCAGCTTTTTTATTTAGTCTGACTTTTGGTGAAACCGTTTTTGCAGAAAATAAACTTTCAGATATCACGATTGAAATTGAGTTGCAAAAAGATGGATCTGCTAAGGTTACAGAATATCGGACAATGATAATGGATGAGGGTACAGAACTCTATATTGTGTTAGATGATTTACAGAACTCAGCCATGCTTGATTTTTCAGTAGCCGGCTTTCAAGAGTCGAAAACATGGGATGGCGATGCCTCATTAGCAGAAAAAGCTAACCGCTATGGGACTGTAGAAACGGGTACTGGATTAGAACTCATTTGGGGTATTGGTGAATACGGTAAAAATGATTATATCATCTCTTATACCTTATCAAACTTGGTTCGTGAACTGGAAGACGGACAAGCCTTATTATGGAATTTTGATACTTTTTCTGATATTCCAGCAGAAAATTTAACGGTTAAACTTACTGGATTTGAACCTTTTACAAAGGAGTCGGTGCGCTTATGGGGCTTTGGCTTTGAAGGCAATCTCCAACTAAGAGGTCAGACTGTTGTTTGGCGGGCAGATGAAGATGTTGATAGCAGTAACAAAGTAACGGTTTTGCTTCAATTCCCACAAAAACAGTTTAATACGCAAGTTACTGTCGATCAAACGTTAGAAGAGCAGTTAGAAATGGCGACTGAAGGCTCTGCTTACAATGACGAGACGACTTCGGATACAGTATTTTTTATCGTTTCGCTATTAATACTAACCGTTATTCTTGGAGGAATTATTTTAAGTATAATCTATTATAAAAAGATGAAAAAAGCTAAAAAAGAAATCGGAGAAATGCGTTCTGGAGCACAAAGAATAAAAGCTAGTAAAGGTATTATTTTAAAAGAGATTCCATATAAAGGCAAAGATTTTGCTGGACTTGCTTATTTGTTGCAAGATTTTAATAAAGGTTATTTTGAAGATTACTTCTCAGCGTATCTATTAGAATGGTCTGCACAAGAAAAGATTGCCATTCACGTAGACCAAAAAAACTCCTTTTTTGGTGATACGTTTAATACAGAAATAGAAATCTTCCACTATGAAGAAGAACTTGCTCGTTACCCTCAGTCTTTTGGTCATTTTATTAATGAATTAGAAAGTGGCTCTGGCGAATCTTATGAGACTGGTCTATGGTTAATGTTAGTCGATGCGGCTAATCGTGATGGCTTCATCAAAGATAAGGATATGACTACTTGGGCAAAAAAACACGCTAAGGAAGTAGAAAAACTAGCTAATTATTTAATTGAGTATTCGAAAATGTATTTAGAAAAAGAAGGACTCCTTTCATTTAAAGAAATTAGCGTCTGGAGTACCACTCATGAAGTAGCTGTTGTTAGTTCTGAGGGGGATAAGTTAGTTGATCGTTTAATCCAATTTGACAATTATTTAGAAAAAATTAAACTAAAAGAATTTAAAGGTAAACATACTCCGTTCACTTTCAGAGAGCTTTTATTCTGGAATATCTTATACTTTAGGAGTGAAGAAATAACAAAAGAGTTCAAAGGAATTACTCCCGGTCAATATTATGACTACGATGACAGTAATTATATGTATCAACCATTGTATTGGCACGGCATGACCGGCTTCAGAAATGACTGGTCTAGTGGATTAGAAAGTGGTGGATTCCATTCAACCGCTTCATCTGCTGCAGCTGGAATGGGCGGTTCGACTTCATCTGGCGGCGGTGGCGGTGCTGGTGGAGGTGGCGGCGGAGGAGCTCGCTAA
- a CDS encoding IS4 family transposase: MDKYKTNSAFNKWFSSIKLNLLPSSIQKKIVDFDKYHKKLSFFQALQLFLHGINDEKESLREMDAAFVSKELQKEMCMTSISYSQLSRTLSKIDSEILLAIFSQLVSQAKNKRPVTKRNSLYLIDSSTFSLNQNLYQWADFRKTKSGVKLHLKLCFMDNEHLYPDEFTLTNAVEHDTNQLEVLVNQPEATYVFDRGYLDFERLDTMHSQGYFFVTRIKKNTKVHVLEPLVASKSESVISDQMVALGAQNHLTSRFRLVTVQDKKGKTLQFITNRFDCSSTDIAEMYKARWQIELFFKHIKQHMTIKKFFSRSEKGVVNQLILAMIASLLTYLIKLKTKSKQSVFQIKRFFRYLLFQPAEEWFNLLIPT, from the coding sequence ATGGATAAGTATAAAACAAATTCTGCTTTTAATAAATGGTTTTCTTCCATTAAGCTAAATCTTTTACCAAGCTCTATTCAAAAAAAGATTGTTGACTTTGATAAATACCATAAGAAACTTAGTTTCTTCCAAGCTCTTCAACTTTTTCTTCATGGAATCAATGACGAAAAAGAAAGTCTTAGAGAGATGGATGCGGCTTTTGTTTCGAAAGAACTTCAAAAAGAAATGTGTATGACTAGTATCAGTTATTCTCAGCTCTCTAGAACTCTCTCAAAAATAGATTCAGAGATTCTTTTAGCCATTTTTAGTCAGCTAGTTAGTCAGGCTAAAAATAAAAGGCCCGTAACGAAACGAAATAGTCTCTACCTAATTGATTCTTCGACGTTTTCACTTAACCAAAACCTTTATCAATGGGCTGATTTTCGTAAAACAAAATCAGGAGTTAAGCTTCACTTAAAACTTTGCTTTATGGATAATGAACATCTTTACCCAGATGAATTCACACTGACTAACGCCGTCGAGCACGATACAAATCAGTTAGAAGTATTGGTTAATCAACCTGAAGCGACTTATGTGTTTGATCGCGGTTACCTTGATTTTGAACGATTAGATACGATGCACTCGCAGGGCTACTTCTTTGTGACAAGAATCAAAAAGAATACAAAAGTTCATGTTTTAGAACCATTAGTAGCTTCCAAGAGTGAGTCCGTTATCAGCGACCAAATGGTCGCATTAGGTGCTCAGAACCATCTAACGTCCAGATTTCGTTTAGTAACCGTTCAAGACAAAAAGGGGAAAACTCTCCAGTTTATTACCAATCGTTTTGACTGCTCCTCTACTGACATTGCAGAAATGTACAAAGCACGTTGGCAAATAGAGCTGTTCTTCAAGCATATTAAACAACATATGACGATTAAAAAGTTTTTTTCGAGAAGTGAAAAAGGGGTTGTCAATCAGCTGATTTTAGCCATGATTGCCAGTTTATTAACCTATTTGATTAAGTTAAAAACAAAAAGTAAACAGTCTGTTTTCCAAATCAAACGATTTTTTCGTTATCTGTTATTTCAACCGGCAGAAGAATGGTTTAATCTTTTGATACCGACTTAG
- a CDS encoding aldehyde dehydrogenase, whose translation MENLLNIPTLLNQHHAFFNTNRTKEVSFRITQLEKLYAAILKYESQINEALKKDLGKSPTESYATEIGFVLTSIKEAKKKLPKWAKDQTVSTPLFLFPSKSKKHHEPYGTVLIIGPFNYPFQLLIEPLIGAISAGNTIVLKPSEMVPTVSTVIQEMIADTFNADYISVIEGGIEANIELLKHPFDYIFFTGSTTVGKEIMKAAAEHLTPVTLELGGKSPALILKDADIQQAAKRILYGKLLNAGQTCVAPDYVLIHKDLKQSFIEECRKVIQQFYGPIVQNSPDFPRIVNERHTTRLMSILEESKDEILFGGHVDLTERYVEPTLLESNWTSPAMKEELFGPLLPIISFDDLDETIVQINKRSKPLALYIFSNDKNTQNKIIHETSSGGVTINNTIFHLVSPNLPFGGVGHSGMGSYHGKYSFMTFSHERSILSSKKVEAPFIFPPYSDNKLKWIRRFLN comes from the coding sequence ATGGAAAACCTACTAAACATACCAACACTGCTAAATCAACACCATGCCTTTTTTAATACAAATCGTACTAAAGAGGTTTCTTTTCGTATTACTCAATTAGAAAAATTATACGCGGCTATTTTAAAATACGAGTCACAGATTAATGAAGCTTTAAAAAAAGATTTGGGAAAAAGTCCTACAGAAAGTTACGCAACAGAAATAGGGTTTGTCTTAACTAGTATTAAAGAAGCAAAGAAAAAACTACCTAAATGGGCGAAAGATCAGACTGTCTCAACCCCTCTTTTTCTCTTCCCTTCAAAAAGTAAAAAACACCATGAACCATATGGAACTGTGCTTATTATTGGTCCTTTTAATTATCCTTTTCAATTGCTAATTGAACCGTTAATTGGTGCTATTTCTGCAGGAAATACCATTGTTTTGAAACCATCCGAAATGGTACCCACTGTTTCAACAGTTATTCAAGAAATGATTGCTGATACATTTAACGCTGATTATATTTCTGTTATTGAAGGTGGTATTGAAGCAAATATTGAGCTATTAAAGCACCCATTTGATTACATCTTTTTTACAGGAAGTACAACGGTTGGAAAAGAAATTATGAAAGCTGCTGCTGAGCACTTAACTCCGGTAACACTTGAACTGGGTGGAAAAAGTCCTGCACTTATCTTAAAAGATGCTGATATCCAACAAGCTGCTAAAAGAATTCTTTATGGGAAACTACTTAATGCAGGACAGACTTGTGTTGCACCAGATTATGTCCTCATCCACAAAGATCTCAAACAATCTTTTATTGAGGAATGTCGAAAAGTTATTCAACAGTTTTATGGACCTATTGTACAAAATAGTCCTGACTTTCCAAGAATTGTTAACGAAAGACACACGACTCGCTTAATGAGTATTCTAGAAGAATCTAAAGACGAAATTTTGTTCGGTGGGCATGTCGATTTAACTGAGCGTTACGTTGAACCGACTTTGCTTGAATCTAATTGGACCTCTCCTGCTATGAAAGAAGAACTTTTTGGTCCACTATTACCCATTATTAGCTTCGATGACTTAGATGAAACAATCGTACAAATAAATAAGCGGTCTAAACCTTTAGCTCTTTATATTTTTTCTAACGATAAAAACACCCAAAATAAAATTATCCATGAAACAAGTTCAGGTGGTGTGACCATTAATAACACCATTTTCCATCTAGTTTCTCCTAATCTACCTTTTGGTGGAGTTGGTCATTCTGGTATGGGCTCTTATCACGGGAAATATAGTTTCATGACTTTTTCACATGAACGAAGCATCTTATCTTCTAAAAAAGTAGAGGCGCCATTTATCTTTCCACCTTACTCTGATAACAAGTTAAAATGGATTCGTCGTTTTTTAAACTAA
- the msrA gene encoding peptide-methionine (S)-S-oxide reductase MsrA, producing MRLNREETLNDLYNLVLNPGTREWERSLLTIAKNSLEEKANFDTLLAKLEAQLRPLALRGTLTPDVTDFYNKLTGNSATSPSFDLTKHYTNNVVHQDSAIFAGGCFWCMVEPFETLNGIVSVLSGYTGGEIAHPTYDQVINQSTGHVEAVEIIFDTRITHYEELLTLYWQLTDPTDAFGQFQDRGNQYRPIIFVRNDNQRALAEKSKQQLVDSGKYKQPIVTLIRPTTIFWPAENFHQQFYKKNPSKYKKIERARKQLMVYQQLHNKIQAKSSWFN from the coding sequence ATCAGACTAAATCGTGAAGAGACGCTCAATGATTTATATAACCTTGTTCTCAATCCTGGAACTCGCGAATGGGAACGCTCTTTATTAACGATTGCTAAAAACAGCTTGGAAGAAAAGGCTAATTTTGATACTCTCCTTGCAAAATTAGAAGCCCAATTGCGTCCACTTGCCTTAAGAGGGACATTAACTCCTGATGTAACAGATTTTTATAATAAGCTAACTGGTAATTCTGCTACGAGTCCATCCTTTGATTTAACGAAACATTACACAAATAATGTAGTCCATCAAGACTCAGCTATTTTTGCAGGAGGCTGTTTTTGGTGTATGGTCGAACCTTTTGAAACTCTCAATGGGATTGTTTCTGTCTTATCGGGTTATACTGGAGGAGAAATAGCTCATCCGACTTATGATCAAGTAATCAATCAATCTACTGGACATGTTGAAGCTGTGGAGATTATCTTTGATACGAGAATCACCCATTACGAAGAGTTGTTAACTCTTTATTGGCAACTCACTGATCCAACAGATGCATTTGGTCAATTTCAAGATCGTGGCAACCAATACCGTCCCATCATTTTTGTTAGAAATGATAACCAACGTGCGCTTGCTGAAAAATCAAAGCAACAGCTAGTCGACTCTGGTAAGTACAAGCAACCGATTGTTACGCTTATCCGACCAACCACCATATTTTGGCCGGCTGAAAATTTTCATCAACAATTTTATAAAAAGAATCCAAGTAAATACAAAAAAATTGAACGAGCTCGAAAACAGTTAATGGTTTATCAACAGTTACACAATAAAATACAAGCTAAATCCAGCTGGTTTAACTAG
- a CDS encoding IS1380 family transposase, which produces MITLQEKAMKFNNHLYVSHTGGRLSSDSGLILVDELMDTFHFEELSKKLISYNENRRYWKHTNHKILKQLILQLIAGYKADSSATILQYDPVLQTLSQEECLASQPTISRFLDRITDQTINDLQTFNQTLIDQARFVRNDMNMIIDLDSTHSDTFGIQEQTDYNAHYRTNGYHPLVAFDGLTGDFLKAKLRSGNQYTSKGVKEFLEPLLDHYNQAVPTTDILVRGDSGFATPDIYELCEEYGSNFVIRLKHNNNLYRLAEEFVYYDDNYPWNEKEEYYYSVSYQAASWSKPRRVCIQSIREMGELLFKHTFIVTNFSENISSKQVFKTYKKRGAMENYIKEAKNGFYFDKTDSPKFIENHARMMISVLAYNLINFLRTTCFDKNYKGLQINTIRLRLFKVAGKLVSTAREMYLKISSSHVYQAEFYAVFNRIQRIRHYI; this is translated from the coding sequence ATGATTACTTTACAAGAAAAAGCAATGAAATTCAATAACCATTTATATGTCTCTCATACAGGTGGTCGTTTATCGAGTGATTCAGGATTAATTTTAGTTGATGAATTAATGGATACTTTTCATTTTGAAGAATTGTCAAAAAAACTCATTTCATATAATGAAAATCGTCGTTATTGGAAACACACTAACCATAAAATTTTAAAACAACTAATTCTTCAACTAATTGCTGGCTATAAAGCTGATTCGTCTGCGACTATCTTACAGTATGATCCAGTATTACAAACTCTGTCACAAGAAGAGTGTTTGGCTTCTCAACCGACTATCTCTCGGTTTCTTGATCGCATTACAGACCAAACGATTAATGATTTACAAACCTTTAATCAAACATTAATTGACCAAGCGAGATTTGTTCGCAATGATATGAATATGATTATTGATTTGGATTCTACACACTCTGATACCTTCGGTATTCAGGAACAAACAGATTATAATGCCCACTATCGAACAAACGGTTATCATCCATTAGTCGCATTCGATGGATTAACGGGCGATTTTTTAAAAGCTAAACTTCGTTCAGGAAATCAATACACGTCTAAAGGAGTTAAAGAGTTTCTTGAACCGTTATTAGATCATTATAATCAAGCAGTCCCTACGACAGATATTTTAGTGCGTGGAGATAGTGGATTTGCAACACCTGATATTTATGAGTTATGCGAAGAATATGGGTCAAACTTTGTCATTCGCCTAAAACATAATAATAATTTATACCGATTAGCAGAAGAGTTTGTGTATTACGACGATAATTATCCTTGGAATGAAAAAGAAGAATACTATTATTCCGTTTCCTATCAAGCAGCGTCTTGGTCTAAACCGCGTAGAGTATGCATTCAATCCATTCGAGAAATGGGTGAATTACTTTTCAAGCATACGTTTATTGTCACAAATTTTTCAGAAAATATTTCATCAAAACAAGTTTTTAAGACGTATAAAAAGCGTGGTGCTATGGAAAACTACATTAAAGAAGCAAAAAATGGTTTCTATTTTGATAAGACAGATAGCCCTAAATTTATTGAAAATCATGCACGTATGATGATAAGTGTCCTTGCATACAACCTAATCAATTTTTTGCGTACAACTTGTTTTGATAAAAATTATAAAGGACTTCAAATTAATACGATTCGTCTTCGCTTATTCAAAGTAGCTGGCAAACTAGTGAGTACTGCGAGAGAAATGTATCTAAAAATTTCTAGTTCGCATGTTTATCAAGCGGAGTTTTATGCCGTCTTTAATCGAATCCAAAGGATTCGGCATTATATTTAA
- a CDS encoding nucleoid-associated protein, translating into MIYIKEAILHIFDLNSNEPIFSFAGLDLTEKFTFDYLHAMIEKVEGSDNMKTGILSEDNSLVQSFNAIQDDFTETTKTLTEKFFSITKLNPEIPPADLLFVYFTLDEVPCLGLFKLNYSDSITHYISYEEETLTNQLIVNRSILPNARQAIQEGMVLQLSNLEYHVIEKKHLITELAEKMFYFTELFLEDKPQPSLKENISMIKKAVQKTSKAFNDEEFQVLADTKDALVHSMTEENVIDNKVIAETLYGNNQEKKEKFFEEIKELGYVDKAPAEVAVVGPKYTKQKFRLDNGIEISIPIELYRDPEVVEFINNPDGTTSVIIKNIEKIKNLF; encoded by the coding sequence ATGATTTATATTAAAGAAGCAATTTTACACATTTTCGATTTGAACAGCAATGAACCGATTTTTTCTTTTGCTGGACTAGATTTGACAGAAAAATTTACGTTTGATTATCTTCACGCTATGATAGAAAAAGTAGAGGGCTCTGATAATATGAAAACGGGAATACTGTCAGAAGACAATTCCTTGGTTCAATCGTTCAATGCGATTCAAGATGACTTTACTGAAACAACAAAGACTCTGACTGAAAAGTTTTTTTCGATTACAAAACTCAATCCAGAAATACCACCAGCTGATTTATTATTTGTTTATTTTACGTTAGATGAGGTCCCTTGTTTGGGGCTATTCAAACTAAACTATTCCGATAGCATCACACATTATATTTCATATGAAGAAGAAACATTAACCAATCAATTGATTGTCAATCGTTCAATCTTGCCTAATGCACGCCAAGCCATTCAAGAAGGAATGGTCTTACAGTTAAGCAATCTAGAATACCACGTGATTGAGAAGAAACATTTGATTACTGAACTAGCAGAGAAAATGTTCTATTTCACTGAACTATTCTTAGAAGATAAACCTCAACCAAGTCTCAAAGAAAATATTTCTATGATTAAAAAAGCTGTTCAAAAAACAAGTAAAGCTTTCAATGATGAAGAGTTTCAAGTACTAGCAGATACAAAAGACGCCTTAGTTCATAGTATGACTGAAGAAAATGTCATAGATAATAAAGTCATTGCTGAGACTCTTTATGGGAATAATCAAGAGAAAAAAGAAAAGTTTTTTGAAGAAATAAAGGAATTAGGATACGTAGATAAAGCGCCTGCGGAAGTCGCTGTGGTTGGACCAAAATATACTAAACAAAAATTCCGTTTAGATAATGGGATAGAAATTAGCATTCCAATTGAACTCTATCGAGATCCAGAAGTTGTTGAGTTTATTAACAATCCTGATGGAACGACTTCAGTAATCATCAAGAATATTGAGAAAATAAAAAACTTGTTTTAA
- a CDS encoding metal-sensitive transcriptional regulator: MDKEQKQEQKKKILNRLKRTEGQVRGIQKMIDEDKECIDVITQLSATRASIDRVMGIIVAENLKNCFENPTNDLQDQAKKIDQAIKMIVKK; this comes from the coding sequence ATGGACAAAGAACAAAAACAAGAGCAAAAAAAGAAAATCCTCAATCGCTTAAAACGAACAGAAGGCCAAGTCCGTGGTATTCAAAAAATGATTGACGAAGATAAAGAATGCATTGATGTCATCACACAACTAAGTGCAACTCGTGCCAGTATTGACCGTGTGATGGGTATCATCGTTGCTGAAAACTTGAAAAATTGTTTTGAGAATCCAACTAACGATTTACAAGATCAAGCCAAAAAAATTGATCAAGCTATTAAGATGATTGTTAAAAAATAA
- a CDS encoding FAD-dependent oxidoreductase: MAQKILIIGGVAGGATAATRLRRLNEDDNIILFEKGEYISFANCGLPYHIGGEIKERDSLLLQTVEGMEQQYALDIRNFSEVTTIDPINNILSVLNHQTGETYTETFDKLIISTGAKAITPAIPGIETAENVFSLRNIPDMDLIKEYITKHAIQTVTVIGGGFIGLEMMENLKELDLDVQLVEMAPQVMPNIDVEMAQQLHTQINMHGVNLLLNDGLKEFKENGKKLLLTSGTVLDTDMTILSIGVTPENTLAKESGIELGFKNAIKVNEQLQTNYPAIFAIGDVIEVKDVVDGSPTNIPLAWPANRQGRLVADIINGIPAHYPGTQGTSVAKIFELTAASTGNSERMLKNKGIDFQVIHVHPNSHAGYYPGASPIHLKLLFGNDGKILGAQGVGTKGVDKRIDVIATAMKFGATADQLAEIELAYAPPYSSAKDPVNMLGYTADNMMNDKIRTFQWHEVDALLDQGAFFLDIREDFERATGSLPKGTFIPLNQLRNRLAELPKDKTIYVYCQVGQRGYNAARILMHHGFDVKNLDGGYKTYKIATYALKNKPFKKVSKEQPIEATQTCPLTTIEVDACGLQCPGPILKVKEQMDQMSNGQQMIVKASDFGFSADIEAWAKSTGNTVLKNEIKGDKVVATLSKGNLLQNTASLPQDGVMKETKEGATMVVFSGDMDKALASMIIASGAAAMGKNVTIFFTFWGLSVLKKQKMKKRGMAKLFDIMLPNNADSLPISSMNMGGAGAKMMKTVMKQKNVDPLPVMIEKASNLGVKFIACTMSMDIMGIDKEELFDFVEYGGVAAYLGDSEESNLNLFI, from the coding sequence ATGGCTCAAAAAATACTTATTATCGGCGGTGTAGCTGGTGGTGCTACAGCAGCTACTAGACTTCGTCGTTTAAACGAAGATGACAACATTATCCTTTTTGAAAAAGGCGAATACATTTCATTCGCTAACTGCGGCCTTCCGTATCATATTGGTGGGGAAATTAAAGAACGTGATAGCTTACTTCTTCAAACTGTTGAAGGTATGGAGCAACAATATGCATTAGATATTCGTAATTTTTCTGAAGTAACAACCATTGATCCGATAAATAATATCCTTTCTGTTTTAAATCATCAAACAGGTGAAACCTATACAGAAACCTTTGATAAACTAATTATATCAACTGGTGCTAAAGCTATCACACCAGCTATCCCGGGAATTGAAACAGCTGAAAACGTCTTTTCATTGCGCAATATTCCTGATATGGATCTAATCAAAGAATACATCACAAAACATGCGATTCAAACCGTAACGGTCATTGGTGGTGGATTTATTGGCTTAGAAATGATGGAGAATCTTAAAGAGTTGGATTTAGATGTTCAGCTAGTTGAAATGGCGCCTCAAGTCATGCCAAATATTGATGTTGAAATGGCGCAACAATTGCATACTCAAATCAATATGCATGGGGTCAATTTATTATTAAATGATGGTTTAAAAGAATTTAAAGAAAACGGCAAGAAATTACTTTTAACAAGCGGCACCGTATTGGATACAGATATGACTATTTTATCTATCGGAGTTACCCCGGAAAATACGCTTGCTAAAGAATCCGGTATCGAGCTTGGCTTCAAAAATGCCATTAAAGTAAACGAGCAACTTCAAACAAACTACCCGGCTATCTTCGCTATTGGTGATGTTATTGAGGTGAAAGATGTTGTTGACGGCTCACCTACTAATATTCCGCTTGCATGGCCAGCGAACCGTCAAGGACGCTTAGTAGCAGATATTATCAACGGCATTCCAGCACACTATCCAGGTACGCAAGGAACATCTGTTGCGAAAATTTTTGAACTGACTGCTGCTTCAACTGGAAATAGCGAGCGCATGTTGAAAAATAAAGGCATCGACTTCCAAGTCATTCATGTTCACCCCAATTCACACGCTGGTTATTACCCTGGTGCTAGCCCGATTCATTTAAAATTACTTTTCGGAAATGACGGAAAAATTCTAGGTGCACAAGGTGTAGGAACAAAAGGGGTAGACAAGCGTATTGACGTAATTGCTACCGCTATGAAATTCGGCGCAACAGCAGATCAACTAGCTGAGATTGAATTGGCTTATGCCCCGCCTTATTCTAGTGCAAAAGATCCAGTGAATATGTTAGGCTATACAGCTGATAACATGATGAATGATAAAATCAGAACCTTTCAATGGCATGAAGTGGATGCGTTATTAGATCAAGGTGCTTTCTTTTTAGATATTAGAGAAGATTTTGAACGGGCAACAGGTTCATTACCAAAAGGGACCTTCATCCCATTAAACCAATTGAGAAATAGATTAGCTGAATTGCCAAAAGACAAGACTATTTATGTTTATTGTCAAGTTGGACAACGTGGTTATAACGCTGCAAGAATTTTAATGCATCATGGATTTGATGTGAAAAATCTTGATGGTGGCTACAAAACTTACAAAATTGCAACGTATGCTTTGAAAAATAAACCTTTCAAAAAAGTAAGCAAAGAACAACCCATTGAAGCTACTCAAACTTGTCCTTTAACGACGATTGAAGTGGATGCTTGTGGTTTGCAATGTCCTGGCCCTATTTTGAAAGTAAAAGAACAAATGGACCAAATGTCTAACGGACAACAAATGATTGTTAAAGCAAGTGATTTTGGCTTCAGTGCTGACATCGAAGCTTGGGCTAAAAGTACAGGTAATACAGTCTTAAAAAATGAAATTAAAGGCGATAAAGTTGTCGCTACATTGTCAAAAGGAAATCTTTTACAAAATACAGCTTCTCTTCCTCAAGATGGCGTGATGAAAGAAACAAAAGAGGGCGCAACAATGGTTGTTTTTAGTGGCGATATGGATAAAGCTTTAGCTTCTATGATTATCGCTTCAGGCGCAGCTGCTATGGGTAAAAATGTTACTATCTTCTTTACTTTCTGGGGACTAAGTGTCTTGAAAAAACAGAAAATGAAAAAGCGTGGCATGGCAAAATTATTTGATATTATGCTGCCTAATAATGCCGATAGCTTGCCTATTTCGTCAATGAATATGGGCGGTGCTGGTGCTAAAATGATGAAGACTGTGATGAAACAAAAAAATGTTGATCCATTGCCTGTTATGATTGAAAAAGCAAGCAACTTAGGGGTTAAATTTATTGCTTGTACAATGAGCATGGACATCATGGGAATCGACAAAGAAGAACTATTTGATTTTGTTGAATACGGTGGTGTCGCGGCTTACCTTGGCGATAGTGAAGAGTCTAATTTAAACCTATTTATTTAA